One window of Esox lucius isolate fEsoLuc1 chromosome 25, fEsoLuc1.pri, whole genome shotgun sequence genomic DNA carries:
- the LOC105006841 gene encoding C-type lectin domain family 4 member M-like isoform X2: MVADGVFGRQYFTERNKLQTSNKNLTEERDQLQTSYNILTKERDQLQTRYKTLTEERDQLQSSHKKLSEVAGQLQASYKTRTEERDKLQRDRDIFQRLLVKYPNGWKVFGNNIYYVSTEENNWEYANEDCLKRGAQLVIINNQEEQKFLITLNKRSWIGLTDRETEGTWKWVDGTPLTTAYWGGKEPNSGGGIYKDEDCAEINNIWYSDPVKNWNDDLCTTQLNWICENVIN; the protein is encoded by the exons atggtggcag ATGGAGTCTTTGGCCGTCAATACTtcacagaaagaaacaaactaCAGACCAGCAACAAGAAcctgactgaagagagagaccagctacagactagTTACAACATcctgacaaaagagagagaccagctacagactagATACAAAACcctgactgaagagagagaccagctacagagtaGTCACAAAAAACTGTCTGAAGTGGCAGGCCAACTACAGGCTAGTTACAAAACGAggactgaagagagagacaaactacagagagacagagacatattCCAAAGGTTATTGG tgaaatatcCAAATGGATGGAAAGTGTTTGGTAACAACATCTATTACGTCTCCACTGAGGAAAATAACTGGGAATATGCCAACGAGGACTGTCTGAAGAGAGGGGCACAGCTAGTCATCATAAACAACCAAGAGGAACAG AAATTCCTCATTACATTAAACAAACGTTCTTGGATCGGTCTGACTGACCGTGAGACTGAGGGGACCTGGAAATGGGTGGACGGCACACCTCTGACTACAGC GTACTGGGGAGGAAAAGAGCCTAATAGTGGTGGCGGTATATACAAAGATGAGGACTGTGCAGAGATtaataatatttggtatagtGATCCTGTAAAGAACTGGAATGACGATTTATGTACCACACAACTTAACTGGATTTGTGAAAACGTCATTAAttaa